TTTCTTACTCAACCTAGAGCCCTTGTACAGCTGTTTCAATAGTTCTTTTCTAAGATCTCTTGCATTTTTCAAAGACAAAGCAGGTGATAAAACACACTTGGTATACATATTAGCATTTtggtatatttatcttttttgttgtttttatacaTAGTTCTATAACATACATGTTTATATATCCTATAGTTTTTGCTTATCTTTCTAGTATATGCATTTTCCacttttcaaacttaaaaaaaaacctctacatAAATATTTGTATTGGACACGTAATATTCTGGCCAGTGGGTCATCATTTACTTGACCAGTTTCCTAATGGTAGATACTTAGCATTCTGTTTTTCTTGCTATTAGAAAGAATGCTGGTATTTACCTAGAATTTACTAGGTTAAAGGTTAAAATATTTTAGGGTTTTGATCATTGCTGTGTTGCCCTCCCCCGTAATTGGTATGTTAATTTAAAGATATGCAGATTATGACTTGCCGAATGAGGAGGCACAAGCCACCCACTCTGGGGTTGGCAAGTAGCTCCCTCAATTTCCAAGGGAAGTGAAAACCCCTGGGGTCATTTTGATTGAAGGCTCAGTTTCAATACACTCAGAAAAAGGAAGTAAAGTCACAAGATTTATCATTTAGAGATCCCAGAAACgtcccgggggtggggtgggggtgggggtgcacAGTTAGCTGGGGGAAGAGCAGTCCTCTGCCCCAGTTCAAGAGATACAGTACAGGGTAGGAAGCACCTCTTGTAAGGTGGTAGGATGACAGTCACTTAACTTTTTACAGGCTCGACTCTAAGTGCTTATTTTAAAAGGTGCCCCAGGAAAAGCAAAGTGGGAATTTCTGGTGGTAATCCTAATTTGAGTCCTTATCTAAATGTCCAGACTCTGGGTATGTGTAGGGTTGTCATACTGTAAAATGCTTAGGCAACAACTCAGAATAGCTGTTTTCTCATCGCAGTTGCCAATTGCTGTCCCAAAGAGTTGTACCAGTATGTGAATGTGACTACTTCCTAATGTCTTCCccagcattgatttttttttttttactttttaaaaaattgcttgcTGTTTTAGTAATAAGCATggtatcacattttatttttatttctcagttaTTATGTGGTTTGCCATATTCCTATATACTTATCAATCCCCATGCTTCCTATCTTTCAAACATTCTGTTTGTGTCCTTTACCCACTTACCCATTGGGAAATCTATTTTTCTAATCAATTTTATGAGCATTTGATTAACAATCTCCTTTACGTTTTTCACTTtgagtattttgtgtgtgtgtgtggtacgcgggcctctcactgctgtggcctctcccgctgcggagcacaggctctggacacgcaggctcagcggccatggctcacaggcccagccgctccgtggcatgtgggatcttcccggaccagggcacgaacccgtgtcccctgcatcagcaggcggactctcaaccactgcgccaccggggaagccctctttgAGTATTTTTATCAGGCTCATTGTTTGCAGCATAAGAAGTTTGGGATTTTGTATGACAAACCTATTGAtgatttctttgtgattttttttgctttttataattaaaaatagccTTCCACCCAgagatttatattcttttttattcttctgctggttttaagacttcttttttatattatcttttttagTTCACTATGTAGGTGTATCACATGAAGTAAGTGTTAAATTGGACTGTTTTCAAATTTTCTCAGCATTGTTTTTTGAATCTTTCCCTTCccctttgattttttatttttttccttctaaagttAACAGTGTCTGAGAATGCACTACATGGTAGGTAccgttctaagcactttacacgtactaactcattttttttaacatctctattggagtataattgctttacaatggtgtgttagtttctgctttataacaaagtgaatcagctacacatatatgtatatccccatatcccctccctcttacgtctctctcccaccctccctatcccacccctctaggtggacacaaagcaccaagctgatctccctgtgctatgcagctgcttcccactagctacctgtttcacatttggtagtgtatatatgtcagtgcccctctttcatttcatcccagcttacccttccctctccccatgtcctcaagtccattccctacatctgcgtctttattcctgacctgcccctaagttcttcagaaccattttttttttagattccatatatatgtgtgtattagcTCATTTTTTCCTCACAACTACCctgtgaggaaatggaggcacagagaactTCATAAGTGTCCTGTGCTCTAATTGTGCTATCATTTCTATATTGTAgttatcttcctttttatttatatgCCACTACCATTCTGTCTTAATTATTATAGCTGATGAAGAAAGGCTAAGATacttcttctgtttcttcctttttctagtCTTGCCTGTGTATTTTTCCAGATAGACTTAAGTGTTTTATTCTAACAAGAATCTCATTGGAATGTTTGTCAGAGTTGGCTTAATCCATAGATTATCTGGAATTAATCACATCTTTACAATATCAGTCAAGGTGTGTCTCCTGTGCTTAGCCTTTGTGCCTTTGTACATTCCAGATGCTGaaaaaatacttactgagtgaaagaataaatgaatggggaGACCTTTGTTTATCGTCTCCCTCAAGTCTTGGTTTATACTTCTCATTAACGGTTTTTAACTTTTCCCCATTTGGTCCTGCACATTTCATGTGAATGTTATTTCTTGGCATTATATATTTTGGTTTGTTGTTGCTGACATGAATAgtattcttttcctgtaattttctaattatttgttgcCAGCATGTGAGAAAACCATTAatgtttgcatatttattttgttatttatttaaagttgTTCTTCTGAAGGCATTCCTGAGGAATCCTTTGGATAGATAATTATTTCACCTGTTAATAATAACCATTTTGGGGTTttcctataattttatttatatctgttgtgtattttgttttttgggggagttttttggttttttgtggtacgcaggcctctcactgctgcggcctctcccgttgcggagcacaggctccggacgcgcaggctcagcggccatggctcacgggcccagccgctccgtggcatgtgggatcttcccggaccggggcacgaacccgtgtcccctgcatcggcaggcggactctccaccactgcgccaccagggaggtcctacCATCAATCTTTTAAAcgttattccaaaataaaaaacaacagatatagggcttccctcgtggcgcagtggtggagagtccgcctgccgatgcaggggacatgggttcgtgccccggtccgggaagatcccacatgccacggagcggctgggcccgtgagccatggccgctgagcctgcgcgtccggagcctgtgctccgcaacgggagaggccgcagcagtgagaggcccgcgtacggggaaaaaaaaaaaaaaaaagattgatggtAATGGGCATTGTTGTTTTGATTCtgattttaatagaaatataatgattCACTTTTAAGCATGACATTTACAGTACATGGTATCATTCCTTATCTAGTTCTTACAATGTATTTCATAAGGAATAATCTTATAAAGGTTTAATCTGACTTTCGTGTGACATTTTTGGTGTAAAGGAATTTGCTGTTGCTTCAGAACGTTGTTATGGAAGATTATTGAATAGCATATATTTGTCATCTTTTAAGTTAGGCATAGAAGACATTTTCTCATTCTGCTGTGATAAGAGAATGTTCCTCTGACTTTCTTCTGGGTCTCCATCTCACTAACATCTGAACCTGAATCCTGGAGGGTGAAGGATCAGGGAGTGAAGCAAAAAATAcactatttcattttcttgctcttAGAGTGTGGCGCTTGGGTGTTTACATATATGAGAATTTCTCAGAGCACTGGGTTTggacacacacatataataataCTGACAGCAAAATTACTGTGTGTAGAAGGTGGGGAGCCAAGACACTGTGATAAGACTGTATATGAATTATGCCATTTATTCCTCAGGGAAAAATACCCACTGTGAATAAGTTCTGCCAGCCCATATGACTTAGGGCAttggtaacttgcccagggttgtACAGTTGAGAAGCAGCAGAGACAGGATTTAGGCCTAGAACATTTGACACCAGAGCACAATACCCTTCACCGCTATTTTATCCCTTATTGCATTTGCTTTTGTGTTTGTGCTCTTATTTGAATTCTCTTGACTGGGGAGAAACAAAAGTTACTTGTAAAATGAAATCAAACCTTaggtatggatggatggatatataACTTATGAGCTTGAGAGATAGACACTGAAGATAATGCATTTTGAAATGTTTATGGAGCCCAGTAATACGGTAGTTCTTGTTTGAGTGGCAAATACTGCTCCCTCATCCATCAGTAATGGTAAGAACACAATTTCCTTAGAAGGAAGTATGTAATTACTATAAGGCTAGGTAATACTTCTTTCTGAGGACTTAAGAGTCTGTGTGGTTGACATATGTTGTACTTGTAAatttactgcttttttttctctgcacTTTGCAGACACATCAGTAAGATTAGCATAATTTATAGGTGCTGCTAATGCTATTAATACATAATTTCACTTTTTGGTCACTTTTCCTCATAGGATTTCTAAGACAGCATTGAATTTTTGGCACCCTCAGAGTGAAAGACAGTTACCTTTAAGAAACCTACTTTCTGTGCAATTCtgtgtgtggttttttaaaaCAAGATGCAAGTATGCGGTAGATTAGGAAATATCTAAGCAGTTAGCCTCTACCATTGATGGTGAAGATACTAGATTGTTGattgggagggaggaggagaaacagCTTGCCCATTTTCAAATCATTTAGGGACTATttcatatcatttctttttttcatggtgAGATTCCCTCCTGACAATAGTGAGCCAGTTAGGTTTGCCAGGGCAGAAAAATGTTCAAGAGTCACTGTACTAAGTCAGTATAGGAGAGGAACTGCTTCATTGAAGcttaaaagtaatttttccaTAAGCCTGccccttaaaaagaaagaaaaaagaaagagcacatTAGAAGGTTGTtacttttctctgtctctgaatAGAAATGCTTCCAAATGTGGAAAGAAATCTTAGTTTTAAAATTCCTTAGGAAGGAGCCCAAAAATTCCTATCTGTAGTCTTTTACCAACTCTAAGAATGCTTGAAATAGATTCTTCCTTATGTCTCACAAATTAAATTCCTCATTTGTGGCTCACCCATTTCAGTTATGCTGTCTTGCATTTTAATCTAGCTGTGTTTCTGGGCCTCTTTTTCTGACTCTTGGCTATtacttatgtttttctctgattCAAAAGATGGCTTACTTGTATATTTGTAGAAAATTCTCAGTTTTCTTCTAGTTGAAGTCCCAGTGCAGTTTGGAGTGTCAAGATCTGTCCCATGCCCAGCTGTATTCCTATTGTCTCTTTTATTGGGTTCATCACCTGGTCGTAGCACCAAATGAATCCCagccttctttccctttctcctttccttttccttcccttccttagTACTGCCCATGTTTGTTAGACCCCCATGATTTTATCCTGAAACTAATCTTATTTTTAACTTAGGTAAGTCAGATTCTAACTTCTGATGTGCAAAAGATAAATTTCCCTCTCCTGCACATAGaaggcttttaattttttaaatattttaacatgccTTTAAGCTtgaaatttttattacatttttaatactTTCCTTAAATACAAAAAACAACGCCATTAAACTTTACTTATTAAAATGCAAAGCCTAGTGTCTTCTAGCTTTTTGAAGAGCTTTTGTCCATTATATAATCTGTAAAGTAGCCAAGAGTTCCTCAGAAGCAGGACATCATTTAGATTTAAAACAATCATGGCTTGTGTGCAAAATAATGATGTGACATAACCATTCATGGGGAGGCAACCACAGTTTTACTCTACGTGGTGACAGAACTGTTGGATACCTCCAATATTACATTAGCCATAAAGACTTTACCAAGGTACCCTAGAACAAAAAAAGGTTAAGTCATTTTGATTCTACCAAGTAGATTAAGTTGGTATGACTAGAAAGCCAAATGACACAGTTATGAGCAtagaccttttattttttcccagatgTTTGACAGTGtaaacatacataaaatacatattaaagttGAGATGCTTTATATTTTGTGCAGTAAATTGaagccttaaaaagaaaacatttcatttaaaaaaaaagaaactcattagTTTTACTTCATTAAGACAGTAAAATAGCAGCAAGTACCAAGACATTGTGCACTTCTTTATTTAAGACGAGTTGCTTCATTTACATCAGAGTCAGAAATGTAAGACTGGCTTTCTTGAATACTTAATATAGCTTGAGTCACTGGTTAGATAGGGGCATATTTTCCCAACTATACATCAGGGAGGAGTTCTTTCATTAATTtcagaaaatgcagacccttagCCAGCCAGCATGACCACAGCATTGAGCATTAAGAGAAACGAAGCATTTACTTTCCAGGCACTTGCCACAGAAGAAGGTAAGCGAGTCTTTACATTTGTGGTTGTCTCTTCCCTCCGTAAGTTAAGGGTTGTGCTTTGTTGAGGCATTTCAGAGAAATTATTTGGCATGCCACTAGTAATACTTAGGGTCATGGGTGTTGGGGATGATTTTGTTGAGCTAGTGAGGCTTGTGTTTGTAACCATTCCATCTTGGAGGTGAATAGTTAGAGTTGCAGCTGCTGCTTCATGTGAATTGATCGTTTCTGTGGATGTATCTTCTGGATAGGGCACAAAAGCCTTGTCAGTGCTAGTAAAGGTGGTGTCTTTGCTTAGAGTGGCACCAAACGTTGTTTCCTTTGTTCGATATTGTTTGGGTATTTTGGTCACTTTGGATTGAGTTACCATACTCAGAGAGTTAATGGTGTCCACTGTCTGCATCCCACTTACAGTGAACAAGCTTGAGGTAAATCCAGAAGGTGTGGGGTATATGTTATGTTCCTTCAAAGGTGATATTTGGCTAGAACAGGGAGTCCCTATAACATGGGCTTTTGTTTCCATCATCCACTTAAGTAAGTAAGTAATGTTTTGTTTATGGTCACATGACCACCTGTTATTGTAAAGGGTTATCTCTTGCAACTGAAAGAGTTGGTCAAAAGCTTGATCTGGAATGAATGTGAACTTATTGTTGTGCAGGTAAAGATGTGTGAGATTTGTCAGGTTTATTAATGTTCCTGGAAGGATTTGTGTCAAGGAATTGTTAGACAGGTCCACGATATGTAGTTTGGAGGGCATGTTGGTTGGAACTGTCCAGAGTTTGTTACTACTGAGGTTGAGAACCTCAAGACTTCTTAGTGTATTTTTAATGAGGACAACCTTTTCCAGCATATTCTTAGAAACATCCAGATATTTAAGGTTCCACTGATAAGCAGTATCAGATTTTTCAAGCAGTTTAATGTTGTTGTTAGCAGCAGACATGTTCCAGAGGGACCGAGGTAACTGAGCAGGCAAGCTTTCAAGCCTGTTGTTTGAAATGTCCAGGGTCCTCAGATTGGTGTACTGGGTTAACTGGTTATGCAGATCAGTAAAGTGGTTATAAGACAGATTTAAATGGATAATATTCTCTTGCAGTCCAGATGGTAATGTAGTCAAGTTTCTGCCTGAACAGTCCACATGCCTGTGCCTCTCGGTGCATATACATTGGAGAGGGCAAATGCATAAAATACCAGGTGTGAGAAACAGAAGGATGAACAGGCTGGGAGACATTTTCAATATCTGATATTCCATCAAAGCCTGGAAACAAACAGATACACCCTTCTTTTAATATGCAAATACAATTAGGCATCTGCATGGGTCAGTTAGCATTAGGCAAAATTTTCAATAAACCTCGTTGTTGTTGAGTTCTTTTATGACTGTTCCAGTGATTAAACTAACAAAGCTCCCCTTCATTTATAGTCCAAATGCTTAATCCTTCAATTGGGGCTATGTGATAGAGAGAGACTCTCTCCCCCTACtgtcttctgcattttctcatttgttttctcccttcttttaccATAGTCTTTCTTATTTATCTTCCCAGAATGTTGATATTATAAAATGGCATTCTCGGCAAATAAAGAGTCGGAATCTTAAGCTATTACTATTTTTGATAATATTCTTCCTTACTCAGATGGGAAAAAATGGCTGTCGTGtctgttttggttgttttttttttggtattttgtttttttcagatctcTGCAGTAATAAAACAGTCAACGTGTATGTAGGATGAGATTTTATTTAGATATTAAAACAATACTTTGAAATGCAT
Above is a genomic segment from Mesoplodon densirostris isolate mMesDen1 chromosome 18, mMesDen1 primary haplotype, whole genome shotgun sequence containing:
- the OMG gene encoding oligodendrocyte-myelin glycoprotein: MALMEYQILKMSPSLFILLFLTPGILCICPLQCICTERHRHVDCSGRNLTTLPSGLQENIIHLNLSYNHFTDLHNQLTQYTNLRTLDISNNRLESLPAQLPRSLWNMSAANNNIKLLEKSDTAYQWNLKYLDVSKNMLEKVVLIKNTLRSLEVLNLSSNKLWTVPTNMPSKLHIVDLSNNSLTQILPGTLINLTNLTHLYLHNNKFTFIPDQAFDQLFQLQEITLYNNRWSCDHKQNITYLLKWMMETKAHVIGTPCSSQISPLKEHNIYPTPSGFTSSLFTVSGMQTVDTINSLSMVTQSKVTKIPKQYRTKETTFGATLSKDTTFTSTDKAFVPYPEDTSTETINSHEAAAATLTIHLQDGMVTNTSLTSSTKSSPTPMTLSITSGMPNNFSEMPQQSTTLNLRREETTTNVKTRLPSSVASAWKVNASFLLMLNAVVMLAG